One Selenomonadales bacterium genomic window, GCCCGCATAGCTATAGGCCGCGGCTATCGCCCCGGCTAGGAAACTGCCGACATCGGCGTCGCCAAAGACGGGCCGCAGGTGGACCATATGCCCGGCCACTAAGGGTACGACTAGGAGCGTCATCAGCGGGAACCAGAGCATGACGCTAAGCTCCGCCAAGCGGGCTAAGCTGTTAATGCCGGCCGATACCGCCAGCACCGAGAGTACTAAGATAATGGTAGCAAAGACGGTGCTTGGGGTGTGCGTCAACATGCGGTTGGTAATAATGGCCGAAAATATACGCATCGTCAGGATGACAAAAAAACACGCCTTAACGAGGTACAAGAGGAGCCAGATGCGCCCAAGGAGCGGTCCCATAAGCTTGGTGCTCCACTGTGCGGGATCTTCGCCGGGGAAAAGACCGGCCAAACGATTGGAGAGAAGGGCCACAAGAAGCACCGCCAAGCCCGCAACCGCCACCGCTACCCACGCCGAGCGTCCGGCTTCCTCGGCCGTTACGCGCGGCAGCGAGAAAATGCCGTTGGCAATCAGTGCGCTTATAATCAACATGCCGTGTTGAAAGCCGGTGACAGACGGTTTTGGGTTCACTGGTCACTCCCCTGTATCCGCCTATTTTGTTCGGAGGTGAATCCTCGGTAGGGCTTATGAAATACAAAGTCCGAAAAGCTAGATAAGCGCAAGGGAGCAAAGGGGCGCAGGTATGGCACCCCTAATATTTCTAGAGAAGCCATATGAATGAAAATCGCCGTCCAGACCGCCGTAATACCTATGCCCGACAGAACGGCTGCCGCCGCCAACAGCACATACCTGAGTACCCGCGTCAGACCTACTACGCGGTAGTCGGGTGTAGCGAATGAGCTAACTACGGTGATAGCGACGACGATGACAAGGAGGGGGCTCACCAGGCGGGCGAGAATCACCGCTTGCCCCAGCACAAATGCGCCTACGACGCCCACCGTCTGACCGATTTTCGAAGGTATGCGCAGCGTCCCTTCCTGGAGAATATCGACTAGGACTAACATCAGTACCGATTCAACCGCCGGCGGAAAGGGTATGCCGGCACGCGCCGCGGCTACGGCAAAGAGCAAGTCGGTTGGTAAGAGCTCGTAGTTGTACGTTATAATAGCCACATACAGCGCGGGCAGTGTGGTAGCGATAAGAAACGCCAGCAGGCGAAATGCCCGCAT contains:
- a CDS encoding GerAB/ArcD/ProY family transporter, translated to MNPKPSVTGFQHGMLIISALIANGIFSLPRVTAEEAGRSAWVAVAVAGLAVLLVALLSNRLAGLFPGEDPAQWSTKLMGPLLGRIWLLLYLVKACFFVILTMRIFSAIITNRMLTHTPSTVFATIILVLSVLAVSAGINSLARLAELSVMLWFPLMTLLVVPLVAGHMVHLRPVFGDADVGSFLAGAIAAAYSYAGFDILLFSYPHLRKPEESVRAVLWSIGLVTAVYTLTTVAAIAFFGLEHLTRLLVPTLVMLSIAETSVIERFDSLALFMWIGMVVMTSGTQLYMGTRLIQGLVPKACFRKTAVFLGSFLLIASWGETPLRELITLADLLGTFDLSFFTLSAVILLPLGYFALRKRQKQ